GCCGCCACGGCGGGGGGAGCTCACGATCATGAGGACTTCAGCCGAAACCACGGGCTCGCCCTGCTCGTTGCGCGCGATCTCCTCGAAATACTGGAGGGTGCGGAACTGCTCCCGGGTCACGAGGCTGCCCGATTCGGCCTGCGATCCCTTGCGGACGACCAGGACGTTGCGGGGGTCGCCGGTGTTGCCGCTGGTGGATTCGATGCCCCGGGCCAGGGCGCGCAGCAGCACGAACACCGACACCACGGCGGCCACGCCCAGCACGGTGAAGACCGTGGTGCGCCAGCGCACGATGACATTGCGGAAGTTGTAGCGCAGGGGCAGGGCCATGGCGGGTCAATCCAGGGTTCTCAGGCCGTCCACAACGCTCGTGCGGGCGACGGCCACCGACGGGGCGACGGCGGCCAAGATGCCCAGCACCGCGGCCACCACCGCACCGGTGGCCATGATCCGGGGCGTCACTTCGAAATACACAAGGATCCCGCCGGTCATTTCCTGGAGGTCGGCAAACGTCCACAGCGCCCATGCGCCGCCGATGCCCACCAGGGCACCGAGGGCGGCAAGCCCGAAGCTCTCGGCCAGGATGAATCCGAACAGTTCGCGCCGGCGGAACCCGAGCGCCTTCAAGATGGCCAGCTCGCGGAACCGCTCGCGGATGGCCATGCTCATCGTGCTCACCGTCACCAGCATCAGGGTGAACACCACCACCGCGCTGATGGACAGGGTCAGCACCTTGACGTTGCCCAGCATGCTGATGAACCCCATCTGGAAGGCGCGCTCCGTCTCGGCACGCACCTCGGCCGCGGAATTCTCAAACGCCCGGTTGACGCGCGCGATCACGTCGTTGGCGACGTCGGCGGACGCCACCCGGAGGTACCAGGTCCCGACGGTGCCCGGATCGCCGGTGAGTTCGTCGAGCAGCTTGTGGTGAAAGAACACGCCCCGGTCATCCACGGTGCCCGAGAAGAC
This is a stretch of genomic DNA from Verrucomicrobiia bacterium. It encodes these proteins:
- a CDS encoding FtsX-like permease family protein, whose amino-acid sequence is MGPFSFVVINAVRNQRRATLTVLSVASSCALLVTLLTLQRELTVPPESEGASLRIIARNKVSLAQPLPARQLSIVEKIPGVVAVSPFTFFGGLFRDEQMTSFAQFAVDPVRFRDLLVEGRVSDGSYDDFIRERTACFVGADTMKRYGLKVGDRMKFTGTFYPVDLDLRIAAVFSGTVDDRGVFFHHKLLDELTGDPGTVGTWYLRVASADVANDVIARVNRAFENSAAEVRAETERAFQMGFISMLGNVKVLTLSISAVVVFTLMLVTVSTMSMAIRERFRELAILKALGFRRRELFGFILAESFGLAALGALVGIGGAWALWTFADLQEMTGGILVYFEVTPRIMATGAVVAAVLGILAAVAPSVAVARTSVVDGLRTLD